The following are from one region of the Phormidium sp. PBR-2020 genome:
- the rnhA gene encoding ribonuclease HI → MTMKSVTIYTDGACSGNPGPGGYGTVLIYRDFRKELSGGFRRTTNNRMEMMAAIVGLKLLKQACQVTLYSDSKYIVDAMRQGWAKRWKAKGWWRNKKERAKNPDLWEELLQLSDFHQVEFVWVKGHAGNKENECCDRLAVAASKQSDLPADEVFERGDA, encoded by the coding sequence ATGACGATGAAGTCAGTGACAATTTATACAGATGGGGCCTGTAGTGGAAATCCTGGCCCAGGAGGCTATGGAACGGTTCTCATTTATCGGGACTTCCGGAAGGAACTCTCGGGGGGCTTCCGGCGTACCACCAACAATCGTATGGAGATGATGGCGGCGATTGTGGGCTTAAAGTTGCTGAAACAGGCCTGTCAGGTGACGCTGTACTCTGATTCTAAGTATATTGTGGATGCCATGCGCCAGGGATGGGCCAAACGCTGGAAGGCTAAGGGCTGGTGGCGTAATAAGAAGGAACGGGCCAAGAACCCGGATTTGTGGGAGGAGTTGTTGCAGTTGTCAGACTTTCATCAGGTGGAGTTTGTCTGGGTGAAAGGCCATGCGGGAAACAAGGAGAATGAATGTTGCGATCGCCTGGCGGTGGCCGCTTCTAAACAATCTGACTTACCCGCAGATGAAGTCTTTGAACGTGGGGATGCCTAG
- the folP gene encoding dihydropteroate synthase, with translation MVRYCNPTLMIRDRRFTWGDRTYIMGVLNVTPDSFSDGGEFASLQNALNQAQHLETSGADILDIGGQSTRPGAEEVSLEEEIKRVVPVIEALRSRSNCPISVDTYRAEVAAAALDAGADIVNDVSGGTADPEMLPLIGERQVPAILMHMRGTPKTMQSLTQYEDVVADVIEKLQQHIHAAIACGVSPKQLILDPGIGFAKTQGQNLHLLRELRQFQALGYPLLLGVSRKSFIGRLLDRPNPKDRLWGTAAACTAVIASGADILRVHDLPAMSDVARVADALFRGKSG, from the coding sequence ATGGTGAGGTATTGTAATCCGACGTTGATGATTCGCGATCGCCGCTTCACTTGGGGCGATCGCACCTATATCATGGGAGTCCTTAATGTCACCCCCGATAGTTTCAGTGATGGCGGTGAGTTCGCTTCCCTGCAAAACGCCCTCAACCAAGCCCAACATCTGGAAACCTCGGGGGCGGATATCCTGGATATTGGTGGCCAATCCACGCGGCCTGGGGCAGAAGAGGTATCTCTTGAGGAAGAAATCAAACGGGTGGTTCCGGTGATTGAAGCCCTGCGATCGCGCTCAAACTGCCCCATTTCCGTCGATACCTATCGGGCCGAGGTAGCGGCGGCGGCCTTAGATGCGGGGGCAGATATCGTCAATGATGTCAGTGGCGGAACCGCCGATCCTGAAATGTTACCCCTGATTGGTGAACGTCAGGTTCCGGCGATTCTCATGCACATGCGGGGAACCCCCAAAACCATGCAATCCCTAACCCAGTATGAAGATGTGGTGGCGGATGTTATCGAGAAACTGCAACAACATATCCATGCGGCGATCGCCTGTGGCGTATCCCCAAAGCAGTTAATCCTCGATCCGGGGATTGGTTTCGCTAAAACCCAAGGGCAAAATCTGCATCTGCTGCGAGAGTTACGCCAATTCCAGGCCTTAGGCTATCCCCTCCTCTTAGGTGTCTCCCGGAAAAGTTTTATCGGCCGGCTTCTCGATCGCCCAAATCCCAAAGATCGTCTCTGGGGAACCGCCGCCGCCTGTACCGCCGTCATCGCCTCTGGGGCCGACATCCTCCGGGTTCACGATCTCCCCGCCATGAGTGATGTGGCCCGCGTCGCTGATGCCCTATTTCGGGGCAAATCGGGGTAG